A window of the Caldalkalibacillus salinus genome harbors these coding sequences:
- a CDS encoding zinc-binding dehydrogenase: protein MKAYVHEGEKGIVGAKLTDVDEPSPRVGEVKIHVKVAGLNHRDLFVLDKHPEHDPPLVLGSDGAGIVETVGEGVTDFSPGDEVLINPSLGWYEKSDAPPEGFQILGFPDNGTFAEKVIVSQEQVEPKPQHLSWEEAGVLSLAALTAYRALFTQASVKPSQTILLPGVGSGAVTFLLMYAKAIGARVIVTSRSETKRQKALALGADVAIDSAQEDWSEALRGEKVDVAVETVGAATFSKTLGQLRQGGTLVTFGASAGDEVSLNIRQFFYGQYRLLGTTMGSRDEYREMLHFIRRYNIKPLVDRVYPLSDAEQAFKRLEEAEQFGKIALRIDEEKSI from the coding sequence ATGAAAGCTTATGTGCATGAGGGAGAAAAAGGGATAGTCGGTGCAAAATTGACGGATGTCGATGAACCATCACCTCGTGTGGGGGAAGTCAAGATTCATGTTAAGGTTGCGGGTTTAAATCATCGGGATTTGTTCGTCCTTGACAAACACCCTGAGCATGATCCCCCTTTGGTACTAGGTTCAGACGGAGCTGGTATCGTTGAAACGGTAGGTGAAGGGGTGACAGATTTCTCCCCTGGAGACGAAGTGCTCATTAATCCTAGCTTAGGTTGGTATGAGAAAAGCGATGCACCACCAGAAGGATTTCAAATATTAGGGTTCCCGGACAACGGAACGTTCGCCGAAAAAGTGATTGTGTCTCAGGAGCAAGTTGAGCCTAAACCCCAGCACCTATCATGGGAAGAGGCTGGTGTACTGTCCTTGGCTGCTTTAACAGCTTATCGAGCGTTGTTTACACAAGCGAGTGTCAAACCCTCTCAAACGATCTTACTACCCGGCGTTGGGAGTGGAGCTGTGACGTTTTTATTAATGTATGCAAAGGCGATTGGCGCCCGCGTGATTGTCACATCACGTTCAGAAACGAAAAGACAAAAAGCGTTAGCGTTAGGGGCTGACGTAGCGATAGACAGTGCTCAGGAGGATTGGAGTGAGGCCCTCCGAGGTGAAAAAGTAGATGTTGCCGTTGAAACAGTCGGAGCGGCCACGTTTAGTAAAACGCTAGGGCAACTCCGCCAAGGCGGGACGTTGGTGACCTTCGGTGCTTCAGCGGGTGATGAAGTTTCCCTTAATATCCGACAATTTTTCTATGGCCAATATCGTTTACTAGGCACGACGATGGGGAGTCGAGATGAGTATAGAGAAATGCTACACTTTATACGGCGATACAACATTAAACCTCTCGTAGACCGGGTGTATCCTTTAAGTGACGCGGAGCAGGCCTTTAAGAGATTAGAAGAGGCTGAACAGTTTGGAAAGATTGCCCTACGTATAGATGAAGAGAAAAGCATATAA
- a CDS encoding ABC transporter permease: MILRKMLPFVAAVGSLLFIWQVVHWILPGYLMPSVFEGLSRFFGNFSDPVFIETVQASLSRLGWGYPLACVLGATLGLIGGVSRLFAVYLRAVISILQAIPPITWVPFLVLLFSFGNLPIIIVITIASFFPMALSVLNATEGVNRTHLDLARVMGANKRQLLSKVYAMETLPAFVTGAQVAFGNAWRSLIAAEMVGGASVGLGWSTSYASEIGDMTGVLAGIVTIGSIAIILDLVILESLKRRLLRWRYVGEGGQK; encoded by the coding sequence GTGATATTAAGGAAGATGCTCCCCTTCGTTGCCGCTGTTGGGAGTTTGTTGTTCATATGGCAAGTGGTGCATTGGATTTTACCCGGTTATTTGATGCCCAGTGTATTTGAAGGCTTAAGCCGCTTCTTTGGCAATTTTTCCGATCCCGTCTTTATCGAGACGGTGCAAGCGAGTCTCTCCCGATTAGGGTGGGGCTACCCTCTTGCTTGTGTTTTAGGTGCCACATTAGGTTTAATTGGTGGGGTTTCAAGACTTTTTGCTGTTTATCTTCGCGCTGTTATCTCAATTTTACAAGCCATTCCACCTATTACATGGGTACCCTTTTTGGTCCTATTATTTAGTTTTGGGAACTTGCCTATCATCATCGTGATTACGATTGCTAGTTTCTTCCCAATGGCCTTATCCGTTCTCAATGCGACGGAGGGGGTTAATCGGACGCACCTTGACCTTGCTCGCGTCATGGGCGCAAACAAGAGACAGCTGTTATCCAAAGTGTATGCGATGGAGACACTACCCGCTTTTGTGACGGGGGCGCAAGTGGCTTTCGGTAACGCTTGGCGTTCCCTTATTGCGGCCGAAATGGTTGGAGGTGCATCGGTGGGGCTGGGTTGGTCGACTAGCTACGCATCTGAAATTGGAGACATGACCGGTGTGCTTGCCGGCATTGTGACAATAGGGTCAATAGCCATTATACTCGATTTAGTCATA
- a CDS encoding ABC transporter substrate-binding protein: MREKRILRTAFILFLSLALGACGAQGGTETTGQAEQGQDQGQDLEPVKVGYVNVMDDAQAMLAKDAGLYEAHGLDVELQLFASGTDLIKGIVNGELDAGVLGFTNGVSWSSRGADLKVVGGAQMGYHSILAHEDSGIETVEDLKGKDLATQKQGSTADVVLNGVTFEEAGLKRQDVNMNYVSPSVAVQSLQAGKADAAFLFEPYDRIARLQGNVDEIYEIGKVWPFPCMVVITSGDKLDEDREKINKILDAQKDAIEMLENEPREAAEYIYHRFVEGDTFDTPDGEVSAVDVIQEAIEAQTFTWQITPENVQQMQDLADIMVDQGVIDEPFDVESIIDLNWQESQE, encoded by the coding sequence GTGAGAGAGAAACGTATACTTAGAACAGCATTCATACTTTTTTTAAGCTTAGCGCTTGGTGCCTGTGGTGCCCAAGGTGGTACGGAAACGACCGGACAGGCGGAGCAGGGTCAAGACCAAGGACAAGATTTAGAGCCTGTAAAGGTAGGCTATGTTAATGTCATGGATGATGCACAAGCGATGTTAGCGAAGGATGCAGGCTTATATGAAGCACACGGTTTAGATGTTGAGCTACAACTTTTTGCTAGTGGGACAGATCTGATTAAGGGCATTGTAAATGGAGAATTAGACGCTGGCGTTTTAGGGTTTACCAACGGTGTATCCTGGTCCTCCAGAGGGGCTGACCTGAAAGTGGTCGGTGGCGCTCAAATGGGGTATCATAGCATACTTGCACATGAAGATAGTGGAATAGAAACTGTAGAGGATTTGAAAGGCAAAGATTTAGCGACACAAAAACAAGGAAGCACGGCTGACGTCGTACTCAATGGTGTGACGTTCGAGGAAGCAGGTCTAAAAAGACAAGACGTGAATATGAACTATGTTTCGCCATCGGTAGCTGTTCAGTCACTACAGGCTGGTAAAGCTGATGCCGCATTCCTATTTGAACCTTATGACCGTATTGCGCGCCTCCAGGGTAACGTTGACGAAATCTATGAGATCGGCAAGGTATGGCCGTTTCCTTGTATGGTGGTTATCACATCAGGCGATAAGTTAGATGAAGACCGAGAAAAGATCAATAAAATTTTGGATGCACAGAAAGATGCCATCGAGATGTTAGAGAACGAACCGCGTGAAGCTGCAGAGTATATCTATCATCGCTTTGTCGAGGGCGATACGTTTGACACACCAGACGGCGAAGTATCTGCTGTTGATGTGATACAAGAAGCGATCGAAGCTCAAACGTTTACGTGGCAAATCACGCCAGAGAATGTACAACAGATGCAAGACTTAGCGGATATCATGGTCGACCAAGGGGTTATTGACGAACCGTTTGACGTAGAAAGTATCATTGACCTTAACTGGCAAGAAAGTCAAGAATGA